The proteins below are encoded in one region of bacterium:
- the yidC gene encoding membrane protein insertase YidC codes for SIVAMVGINFIIGLSSDDKDKGTEDATQTVKTGETEKPGETVQPAAEEKTVAAEPAPAEIVEPPAPVAAEPRLTPDQERLITLETDLMVLRFSNIGGALKSVTLKDHKDYDGSQIVLFNKALGEYYPGMISTSEFDALTVHTANHAAGDYTVRGAEEFTVTYSATVSGIQVVKSYTFRGDSYLGLFDLAVDYPVRDHRSFNLDLGTGLDRQGDMRELVRSLLVTTGKVGGEEFEESPGDNDLEEASGNIDYLAIADQYFALALKPTEALTGRVALEPLTEPPKIANTVIEIRTDASGRFADRFQLYIGPKIYDDLQALGMGDVADFGWDLLAPIAIGALKLLNFFEGFLGNYGLAILLLSTALKLVMIPLTNKSFRSTMAMQRLQPKIEAIKEKYKDDQQRANQEVMELYKKHKVSPLGGCLPLLLQMPIFIALFGALRSAVELRGAGFLWIADLTLPDSLFSFGFTIPLLGWNSFNLLPVLMTAAMWYQGKMTTSSGIKQKGFTKYLPLIFGVLFYTMPSGLVIYWTVNTILTMGQQYWLRKVDEAKGVIEPEPKGKVVKTVPAPEPKAKPKPKKTEAAYEVQCEKCGHKTDWEKTLRCEYKNVNLRSGGKGDVDGVYCPRCGAALALAVDDDPDYSLVAADPEMPIPPKKDRDWGKFLPKPKPGEDGYTKIKTK; via the coding sequence TCCATCGTGGCGATGGTCGGCATCAATTTCATCATCGGGCTGAGCTCGGACGACAAGGATAAGGGGACCGAGGACGCCACACAGACGGTGAAGACCGGTGAGACGGAAAAGCCCGGGGAGACGGTGCAGCCCGCCGCGGAGGAGAAGACGGTCGCCGCGGAGCCCGCGCCCGCGGAAATCGTCGAGCCCCCCGCCCCCGTGGCGGCCGAGCCGCGCCTCACCCCGGACCAGGAGCGGCTGATCACCCTGGAGACGGACCTCATGGTCCTGCGCTTCTCCAACATCGGCGGCGCCCTGAAATCCGTCACCCTCAAGGACCACAAAGACTACGACGGCTCGCAGATCGTCCTTTTTAACAAGGCCCTGGGCGAGTACTACCCGGGGATGATCTCCACCTCGGAGTTCGACGCCCTCACCGTCCACACGGCCAACCACGCCGCGGGCGACTACACGGTCAGGGGCGCGGAAGAGTTCACCGTCACATACAGCGCCACGGTGTCGGGCATCCAGGTCGTGAAGAGCTACACCTTCCGCGGCGACTCCTACCTCGGCCTCTTCGACCTCGCCGTGGACTACCCCGTCCGGGACCACCGCTCCTTCAACCTCGACCTGGGCACCGGACTGGATCGGCAGGGGGACATGCGGGAGCTGGTCCGCAGCCTCCTGGTCACCACCGGCAAAGTCGGGGGCGAGGAGTTCGAGGAGAGCCCGGGGGACAACGATCTGGAGGAAGCCTCCGGCAATATTGATTACTTGGCCATCGCCGACCAGTACTTCGCCCTGGCCTTGAAGCCCACCGAGGCGCTCACCGGCCGGGTGGCGCTGGAACCGCTGACCGAGCCCCCGAAGATAGCCAACACCGTCATCGAGATACGCACCGACGCGAGCGGCCGCTTCGCGGATCGCTTCCAGCTCTACATCGGGCCGAAGATCTACGACGACCTCCAGGCCCTCGGGATGGGGGACGTGGCCGATTTCGGCTGGGACTTACTCGCCCCCATCGCCATCGGCGCCCTGAAGCTCCTCAATTTCTTCGAGGGCTTTCTGGGCAACTACGGCCTGGCGATTCTTCTGTTGTCCACCGCCCTCAAGCTGGTGATGATACCGCTGACGAACAAGAGTTTCCGCTCCACCATGGCCATGCAGCGGCTCCAGCCGAAAATCGAGGCCATCAAGGAGAAGTACAAGGACGACCAGCAGCGGGCGAACCAGGAGGTAATGGAGCTCTACAAGAAGCACAAGGTGTCGCCCCTGGGCGGCTGCCTCCCGCTTCTTCTGCAGATGCCGATTTTCATCGCGCTTTTCGGGGCGCTCCGCAGCGCCGTGGAGCTCCGCGGCGCCGGCTTCCTCTGGATCGCCGACCTGACGCTGCCCGATTCCCTCTTCAGCTTCGGCTTCACCATCCCCCTTCTGGGCTGGAACTCCTTCAACCTGCTCCCTGTCCTGATGACCGCCGCCATGTGGTACCAGGGCAAGATGACGACCAGCTCCGGCATCAAGCAGAAAGGTTTCACCAAGTACCTCCCCCTCATCTTCGGCGTCCTCTTCTACACCATGCCCTCGGGCCTGGTCATCTACTGGACCGTCAACACCATCCTGACCATGGGGCAGCAGTACTGGCTGCGCAAGGTGGACGAGGCCAAGGGCGTAATCGAGCCGGAGCCCAAGGGGAAGGTGGTCAAGACCGTCCCCGCCCCGGAACCCAAGGCCAAGCCGAAGCCGAAAAAAACGGAGGCCGCCTACGAGGTGCAGTGCGAGAAGTGCGGCCACAAGACGGACTGGGAAAAGACCTTGCGCTGCGAGTATAAAAACGTCAACCTCCGCTCCGGGGGGAAGGGCGACGTGGACGGGGTTTACTGCCCCCGCTGCGGGGCGGCCCTCGCCCTGGCCGTGGACGATGATCCCGACTACTCCCTGGTGGCCGCCGACCCGGAGATGCCGATCCCGCCGAAGAAAGACCGGGATTGGGGGAAGTTCCTGCCCAAGCCGAAACCGGGCGAGGATGGTTACACCAAGATCAAGACCAAGTAG